From the Lathyrus oleraceus cultivar Zhongwan6 chromosome 4, CAAS_Psat_ZW6_1.0, whole genome shotgun sequence genome, one window contains:
- the LOC127135707 gene encoding putative F-box/FBD/LRR-repeat protein At1g22000: MDANSTINNNKNLQKDNQEEANVESRSRLSDLPDEILQKILSNLPTKEAVATTVLSKRWENQWMNISKIDLKFDESAPEKRQRFIEFMDKLLVVCDISKLKMFSLSFEVGEEFPRVNKWLSVFVNPMIEELNLELERVSNPLVLPNHFFTSDKLTKFHLSMRQVINFPSTIHLENLVTLTLKHVIFPDTHSTSQFFSGLPSMKELSLTDCNWKKVENIFINFPLLQKLYIRDWKDDDIEEEEHDHHHNVEAYVVEINGGLYIHDVVLHHINFSYIKIAIMASNLVTFIYDGDLINDYALFNTTSATEATIEAHEQHNKVLPAGYYVYTLLKELFRIKNLSISDFALEAFGQSPSYAENLSIFFRLVDLHVISSSTMDLSCQGLQALLRKSPILEEIEFQMGVTLDESEGNDIDSLPTCFLTHLKNIKIYNFCGNEGEINAIKYLLNTAQVLDILYIQYNESHFDSPEGSEKLQTFFDQVDEFPKVSRDCVIEIE; the protein is encoded by the exons ATGGATGCAAATTCTACCAtcaataacaacaaaaaccttcAAAAGGATAATCAAGAAGAAGCAAACGTTGAAAGCCGTAGTAGATTATCTGATCTACCTGATGAAATTTTGCAGAAGATTTTATCAAACCTCCCAACAAAAGAAGCAGTTGCAACAACTGTTCTCTCCAAAAGGTGGGAGAATCAATGGATGAATATAAGTAAAATCGATCTGAAATTTGATGAAAGTGCACCTGAGAAGAGGCAACGTTTCATAGAGTTTATGGATAAGCTGCTTGTGGTTTGTGATATTTCAAAACTGAAAATGTTCTCTCTCTCATTTGAAGTTGGTGAGGAGTTTCCAAGGGTTAACAAATGGTTAAGTGTTTTTGTCAATCCTATGATTGAAGAACTAAACCTCGAACTTGAAAGAGTTAGTAACCCATTGGTTCTTCCTAATCACTTTTTTACTTCTGATAAATTGACCAAGTTTCATCTTAGTATGAGACAAGTCATAAATTTTCCTTCTACCATTCATTTGGAAAATCTTGTGACATTGACTTTGAAGCATGTCATATTCCCGGATACTCATAGCACATCACAGTTTTTCTCTGGTTTGCCATCCATGAAGGAACTATCCTTAACTGATTGTAATTGGAAGAAGGTTGAAAATATCTTTATCAACTTTCCATTGCTTCAGAAACTGTATATTAGAGATTGGAAAGACGACGACATCGAGGAAGAAGAACACGACCACCACCACAACGTAGAAGCGTATGTTGTCGAAATAAATGGTGGTCTCTATATTCATGATGTTGTATTACATCATATAAATTTTTCTTACATCAAAATAGCGATCATGGCGAGTAATCTGGTAACTTTTATATATGACGGTGATCTCATAAATGATTATGCTTTGTTCAACACAACTTCAGCCACTGAAGCAACCATTGAAGCTCATGAACAACACAATAAAGTGTTACCTGCTGGCTATTATGTATACACACTTCTGAAAGAACTCTTTAGGATAAAAAATCTATCAATCTCCGACTTTGCTCTTGAG GCTTTTGGCCAGTCGCCATCTTACGCGGAAAATCTATCTATATTTTTCCGTCTGGTTGATCTTCATGTGATCTCCTCTTCAACTATGGATTTATCTTGTCAAGGATTGCAAGCCCTACTAAGAAAGTCGCCTATTCTAGAAGAAATTGAGTTTCAGATG GGGGTGACGCTAGATGAAAGTGAAGGAAACGACATTGATTCATTACCAACATGTTTTTTGACACACCTTAAAAATATCAAGATATATAATTTTTGTGGGAATGAAGGAGAGATAAATGCTATAAAGTATTTGCTAAACACAGCACAAGTGTTGGATATATTGTATATTCAATACAATGAATCACATTTTGACTCTCCAGAAGGATCAGAGAAGTTACAGACATTTTTTGATCAAGTTGATGAGTTTCCTAAGGTTTCAAGGGATTGTGTTATTGAAATagaatga